A genome region from Dickeya chrysanthemi NCPPB 402 includes the following:
- a CDS encoding TetR/AcrR family transcriptional regulator: MTEKKQGRRGRPANEALGQTIVDAASELFVELGFQATTMDKVAQRAKISKLSIYRHFENKEALFSAAIAAHCHQFAPQALIESVGGSAEDQLIAVGSSLLRTLLSPEVRSVEAMIMADKTNQKSLSKLHYEAGAAYVIAQIEALLRQLHAKAVLNVPDPLRSARLFGALIKGSDLLTIALFDEARVEDDNEIESYCRSAVEMFIAAHGGNDHTGG; this comes from the coding sequence ATGACCGAAAAAAAGCAGGGGCGGCGCGGCCGACCCGCCAACGAGGCGCTCGGCCAAACGATAGTCGACGCCGCGAGCGAACTCTTTGTGGAACTGGGTTTTCAAGCGACGACAATGGACAAGGTCGCTCAGCGGGCGAAGATATCCAAGCTAAGCATCTATCGGCACTTCGAGAACAAGGAGGCGCTGTTCAGCGCAGCCATCGCGGCTCACTGCCATCAGTTTGCACCACAGGCCCTTATTGAAAGCGTCGGCGGTTCGGCCGAAGATCAGCTCATCGCGGTGGGATCATCCCTGCTTCGCACGCTGTTGAGCCCGGAAGTCCGCAGTGTCGAAGCCATGATCATGGCCGACAAGACGAATCAAAAGTCGTTAAGCAAGCTCCATTACGAAGCCGGCGCTGCCTATGTCATCGCCCAGATCGAGGCCCTGTTGCGTCAGTTGCACGCGAAGGCGGTACTGAACGTTCCCGATCCTCTCCGGTCCGCCCGCTTGTTTGGCGCGCTTATCAAAGGATCCGACCTCCTGACAATCGCCCTGTTCGATGAGGCAAGAGTAGAGGACGACAACGAAATCGAATCCTACTGCCGGTCGGCCGTCGAGATGTTCATCGCTGCGCACGGTGGTAACGATCACACGGGCGGATAA
- the guaB gene encoding IMP dehydrogenase: MLRIAKEALTFDDVLLVPAHSTVLPNTADLSTQLTQRIRLNIPMLSAAMDTVTESGLAIALAQEGGLGFIHKNMPIERQAEEVSRVKRHESGVVVDPQTVTPETTLREVKALTERNGFAGYPVVTTGKELVGIITGRDVRFVTDLDRPVSAVMTPKERLVTVKEGEARDVVLQKMHERRIEKALVVDAQFRLVGMITVKDFQKAERKPNACKDEHGRLRVGAAVGAGAGNEERIDALVAAGVDVLLIDSSHGHSEGVLQRIRETRAKYPDLQIIGGNVATGAGARALADAGVSAVKVGIGPGSICTTRIVTGVGVPQITAIADAVDALEGTGIPVIADGGIRFSGDIAKAIAAGAACVMVGSMLAGTEESPGEIELYQGRAFKSYRGMGSLGAMSKGSSDRYFQSDNAADKLVPEGIEGRVAYKGRLKEIVHQQMGGLRSCMGLTGCATIDALRTKAEFVRISGAGIQESHVHDVTITKESPNYRMG, encoded by the coding sequence ATGCTACGAATCGCTAAAGAAGCACTGACCTTCGATGATGTTCTCCTCGTTCCTGCCCATTCCACCGTTCTGCCCAACACGGCCGATCTGAGTACGCAACTGACTCAACGTATCCGTTTGAACATTCCTATGCTGTCTGCCGCGATGGACACCGTGACCGAATCCGGTCTGGCGATTGCGCTGGCACAGGAAGGCGGCCTTGGTTTCATTCATAAGAACATGCCCATTGAGCGTCAGGCGGAAGAAGTTAGCCGCGTGAAGCGTCATGAAAGCGGCGTGGTGGTTGACCCACAGACGGTAACGCCGGAAACAACGCTGCGTGAAGTGAAAGCGCTCACCGAACGTAACGGTTTCGCTGGTTACCCGGTGGTTACGACGGGCAAGGAGCTGGTTGGCATCATTACCGGCCGTGACGTCCGTTTCGTCACTGATCTGGACCGCCCGGTCAGCGCGGTAATGACCCCGAAAGAACGTCTGGTGACGGTCAAGGAAGGCGAAGCCCGCGACGTAGTGCTGCAAAAAATGCACGAGCGCCGCATCGAAAAAGCGCTGGTGGTGGATGCGCAGTTCCGTCTGGTCGGGATGATCACGGTAAAAGATTTCCAGAAAGCCGAGCGTAAGCCGAACGCCTGTAAAGACGAACACGGCCGCCTGCGCGTGGGTGCAGCAGTCGGTGCTGGCGCGGGTAACGAAGAGCGTATCGACGCACTGGTCGCTGCCGGTGTCGATGTATTGCTGATTGACTCCTCCCACGGTCACTCTGAAGGCGTGTTGCAGCGTATTCGCGAAACCCGCGCTAAATATCCGGATTTGCAGATCATCGGCGGTAACGTCGCGACGGGTGCCGGCGCGCGCGCGCTGGCCGACGCCGGTGTCAGTGCCGTGAAAGTGGGGATTGGCCCGGGTTCTATTTGTACGACCCGTATCGTGACTGGCGTGGGTGTACCGCAGATTACGGCGATTGCCGATGCGGTTGATGCGCTGGAAGGCACCGGCATTCCGGTGATTGCCGACGGCGGCATCCGTTTCTCCGGCGACATCGCCAAAGCGATCGCCGCTGGTGCGGCCTGCGTTATGGTCGGTTCCATGCTGGCCGGTACGGAAGAATCGCCGGGCGAGATCGAACTGTATCAGGGCCGTGCGTTCAAATCTTACCGCGGCATGGGGTCACTGGGCGCGATGTCCAAAGGTTCGTCCGACCGTTATTTCCAGTCTGACAATGCGGCCGACAAACTGGTGCCGGAAGGTATCGAAGGTCGCGTGGCTTATAAAGGCCGCCTGAAAGAGATCGTGCACCAGCAGATGGGCGGCCTGCGCTCTTGTATGGGTTTGACCGGTTGTGCGACCATCGATGCGCTGCGCACCAAAGCCGAATTTGTGCGTATCAGCGGCGCCGGTATTCAGGAAAGCCATGTCCATGATGTGACCATCACCAAAGAGTCGCCGAACTATCGCATGGGCTAA
- the xseA gene encoding exodeoxyribonuclease VII large subunit, with protein MSSLPSSAIFTVSRLNQTVKQLLEGEMGQVWLSGEISNLSQPSSGHWYFTLKDERAQVRCAMFRTSNRRVTFRPQNGQQVLIRATITLYEPRGDYQLLAESMHPAGDGLLQQQFEQLKQRLSAEGLFDQQYKQSLPRPARQVGVITSASGAALHDILHILQRRDPSLPVVIYPTAVQGVDAPGQIVRAIELANLRRECDVLIVGRGGGSLEDLWSFNDERVARAIFASRIPIVSAVGHETDVTIADFVADLRAPTPSAAAELVSRNQLELLRQIQSQRQRLEMAMDYYLAHRQQQFARLQHRLHQQHPQLRLARQQTQLIRLRQRLDEAIQLQLRQRIRRRERLVQRLQQHQPQSRLHRAQQQVQQLRYRMQHALEKQLNQHKQRFGEACSHLEAVSPLATLARGYSVTTAPDGKVMKQTAQITKGDILKTRLQDGWIESQVTEIKKNLLNHAPNARQKIFNG; from the coding sequence ATGTCTTCATTGCCTTCATCCGCCATATTTACCGTCAGCCGCCTGAATCAGACGGTAAAACAGTTGCTGGAAGGTGAAATGGGTCAGGTCTGGCTTTCCGGCGAAATCTCCAATCTCTCTCAGCCCTCCTCCGGCCATTGGTATTTCACGCTAAAAGATGAACGCGCTCAGGTGCGATGCGCCATGTTCCGCACCAGCAACCGTCGGGTGACCTTTCGGCCGCAAAACGGCCAGCAAGTGCTGATTCGCGCCACCATTACGCTGTATGAACCGCGTGGCGATTACCAGTTGCTGGCGGAAAGTATGCACCCGGCAGGCGATGGCCTGCTGCAACAACAGTTCGAGCAGTTGAAACAGCGCCTGTCAGCGGAAGGGTTATTCGACCAGCAATATAAGCAATCGCTGCCCAGACCGGCGCGCCAGGTTGGCGTCATTACTTCAGCCAGCGGCGCCGCGCTGCATGATATTTTGCATATCCTGCAACGCCGTGATCCGTCTCTGCCTGTGGTTATCTACCCGACGGCGGTGCAAGGCGTGGATGCCCCCGGTCAGATTGTGCGGGCCATTGAACTGGCCAACCTGCGCCGGGAGTGCGACGTGTTGATTGTCGGCCGCGGCGGCGGCTCGCTGGAAGACCTGTGGAGTTTCAACGATGAACGGGTAGCTCGGGCTATCTTTGCCAGCCGTATCCCGATTGTCAGCGCGGTCGGTCACGAAACCGATGTGACTATCGCCGATTTTGTGGCGGACCTGCGAGCGCCGACGCCTTCCGCTGCGGCGGAACTGGTTAGCCGTAACCAACTGGAGTTGCTGCGGCAAATTCAATCCCAACGCCAGCGGCTGGAAATGGCGATGGACTATTATCTGGCGCATCGCCAGCAGCAATTCGCCAGGCTGCAGCATCGGCTGCATCAGCAACACCCGCAATTGCGTCTGGCCCGCCAGCAAACTCAGTTGATTCGTCTGCGTCAACGTCTGGATGAAGCCATCCAGTTGCAACTGCGCCAGCGGATACGCCGTCGGGAACGCCTCGTCCAGCGGCTGCAACAACATCAACCGCAATCACGGCTGCACCGGGCGCAACAACAGGTACAACAATTACGCTATCGCATGCAACACGCGCTGGAAAAACAACTTAATCAGCATAAACAGCGATTTGGCGAAGCCTGTTCCCATCTCGAAGCGGTCAGCCCATTGGCTACGCTGGCCCGCGGCTACAGTGTCACCACCGCCCCGGATGGCAAGGTCATGAAACAAACCGCTCAGATTACCAAGGGCGATATCCTGAAAACCCGGTTGCAGGATGGCTGGATAGAGAGTCAGGTAACTGAAATAAAAAAGAATCTACTAAATCACGCACCAAACGCCAGACAAAAAATATTTAACGGTTAG
- the guaA gene encoding glutamine-hydrolyzing GMP synthase: MTENIHQHRILILDFGSQYTQLVARRVRELGVYCELWAWDVTEAQIREFNPNGIILSGGPESTTEFNSPRAPEYVFQAGVPVLGVCYGMQTMAMQLGGKVEGSSEREFGYAQVEVKSSSALIRDIQDAVSASGVPLLDVWMSHGDKVTAIPADFVTVASTDTCPYAIMANEEKRFYGVQFHPEVTHTRQGQRMLERFVRDICQCDALWTPAKIIDDAVERIRVQVGKDKVILGLSGGVDSSVTALLLHRAIGDRLTCVFVDNGLLRLNEAEQVMEMFGDQFGLNIVHVQAENRFLSALAGIDDPEAKRKTIGRVFVEVFDEEAGKLTDVKWLAQGTIYPDVIESAASATGKAHVIKSHHNVGGLPDDMALGLVEPLKELFKDEVRRIGLELGLPYNMLYRHPFPGPGLGVRVLGEVKKEYCDLLRRADAIFIEELHKAELYDKVSQAFTVFLPVRSVGVMGDGRKYDWVVSLRAVETIDFMTAHWAHLPYEFLGRVSNRIINEVDGISRVVYDVSGKPPATIEWE; the protein is encoded by the coding sequence ATGACAGAAAACATTCATCAACATCGCATTCTTATTCTGGATTTCGGCTCGCAATACACGCAACTGGTGGCACGTCGCGTACGTGAACTGGGCGTATACTGCGAACTGTGGGCATGGGATGTCACCGAAGCGCAAATTCGCGAGTTCAACCCGAATGGCATCATCCTTTCCGGCGGTCCGGAAAGCACCACCGAGTTCAATAGCCCGCGTGCGCCGGAATATGTTTTCCAGGCAGGCGTACCGGTGCTGGGCGTCTGCTATGGCATGCAGACCATGGCGATGCAGTTGGGCGGTAAGGTAGAAGGCTCCAGCGAGCGTGAGTTCGGTTATGCGCAGGTGGAAGTCAAGTCCAGCAGCGCGCTGATCCGCGACATTCAGGATGCCGTCAGCGCCAGCGGTGTACCGTTGCTGGACGTGTGGATGAGCCATGGCGACAAAGTCACCGCTATCCCGGCTGACTTCGTGACTGTTGCCAGTACCGATACTTGCCCGTACGCCATCATGGCGAACGAGGAAAAACGCTTCTATGGTGTGCAATTCCACCCGGAAGTGACCCACACTCGTCAAGGCCAGCGCATGCTGGAGCGGTTTGTGCGCGATATTTGCCAGTGTGACGCGTTGTGGACACCTGCCAAAATCATCGACGACGCGGTTGAACGTATTCGCGTGCAGGTAGGTAAGGATAAGGTGATTCTTGGCCTGTCCGGCGGGGTCGACTCCTCGGTGACGGCACTGTTGCTGCATCGCGCTATTGGCGATCGCCTGACCTGCGTGTTTGTGGACAACGGTCTGCTGCGCCTGAACGAAGCCGAGCAGGTGATGGAGATGTTCGGCGACCAGTTCGGCCTGAACATCGTACATGTTCAGGCGGAAAACCGTTTCCTGTCGGCGCTGGCGGGCATTGATGACCCGGAAGCCAAGCGTAAAACCATCGGCCGCGTCTTCGTTGAGGTATTTGATGAAGAAGCCGGCAAGCTGACCGATGTGAAATGGCTGGCGCAAGGCACCATTTACCCGGACGTGATCGAATCCGCCGCTTCCGCTACCGGCAAAGCGCATGTGATTAAATCGCACCATAACGTCGGCGGTTTGCCGGACGACATGGCGCTGGGGTTGGTTGAGCCGCTGAAAGAGCTGTTCAAAGACGAAGTGCGCAGGATTGGTCTGGAATTGGGCCTGCCGTACAACATGCTGTATCGCCATCCGTTCCCGGGGCCGGGTCTGGGTGTGCGCGTGTTGGGCGAAGTGAAAAAAGAGTATTGTGATTTACTGCGTCGCGCTGATGCTATCTTCATTGAAGAACTGCACAAAGCAGAGCTGTACGATAAAGTCAGCCAGGCGTTCACGGTGTTCCTGCCGGTACGCTCCGTCGGCGTGATGGGCGATGGCCGCAAATACGATTGGGTTGTGTCGCTGCGTGCAGTCGAAACCATCGACTTTATGACTGCGCACTGGGCACACCTGCCGTATGAGTTCCTTGGTCGCGTTTCCAACCGCATTATCAACGAAGTCGACGGCATTTCCCGCGTGGTGTACGACGTATCGGGCAAGCCGCCGGCAACGATCGAGTGGGAGTAA